The DNA region ATGTGTTAGTGTTACTTAGTGCAGTGTAGTGTCGGTTCTCCAATTCCTTCGGTTATAAACTGTTCACAGAAAAATTGAAGTCGTATCTTTGGCCATTTTATGGGGTTAGGAATATAATGGAAAGAATCAATTCCCAAGTCCCTTACCACTCTTCTAGCTATTGCTTTAGTTGAAACTTCTGCGCTTGGATAAATGTGTTGAGGAATATCTGAATATGCATGAAGTTTTAGATACTGTCTTTTTTCTCGTTGCTAGGGAAATGATATTCTTGAAAGTCATGTCGCTGGCTCTTGTCTGGTAGTAAAAacattaatgattttttttacattctcaTTTCTGGTATGAACCTTACACTAGTTCTTGCCAAGATTATGAACAATCAAGACAGAACAAATGAGTATGAGAAACAAGCATACACAATATTTTACATATCAAATATGATACTTTGTTCTGATATGGAACTTCATGCAGTGGGGTAAGAGGCTTGCATTGCAATGCCACGGAGGCCTTGCTTTGCAGCAACATCTCTTTGCATCCGTATGTACCCCTCTTCGCCCCATTGTGTACCCCATGAATTCTTCACCAGCCAATACTTAGTCCCATCATTAGTTACCGCATACCCAACAGCAGTAACACCATGGTCTAGGCTAGTGCCACAGGCTCCAGTAAAGACACCACTTGAATAGAATTGGAAATCCAACCCCCCAGCATCAATGGCAACAGAAACTGGCTCGCTAGCAACAGCATTCAGAAGGGCGTTTTCATTGTTAGCAGGCACATCTTCAAGCCCATTAATTGTGGCAGCGTGTTTTGCTTCTTGGTTAGTGTTGCAGGTTCCATCAACACCCGTGTAGGGGTAGCTGGCTTCGGTTGTGAGGCCGAGATTGTCTTGGATGAATTGGAAGGCGTTGTCCATCAACCCCCCTTCACAGCCTTGATCTACGCCATTGGTGTCACAGTCAACCAACTCTTGCTCGGATAAAGAGATTAATTTGCCAGTTGTTAGCTGAGTAATTCCTTCCGTTGCAGCTACTGCTGAAAATGCCCAGCAACAACctgttgtttgaaaacaaaaaatagagacaaaagaagaagaagagagagttaGAAAACATTTGGTTAGTATTGTTCCCTAAAAGAGTTTGATACTGACCACATTGTCCTTGGTCCTTGATCGGTGTCACggcttctttctttctccagTCTAAAGTGGAAGGCACGGCAGTgacattttcatatttgaaagaTGTTGTCTTTGTGGAGCATTCATGTCCCTTGAATCTATTTCGTGAGGctttgaactcctcatttgtgagaTCTGCAAATTGGTTAACACTTAGCTTGTAAGGCTTGTTTGCAGCATTGTTGAAAGATTCTATGTATGCTACATTTTCCTTGAATATCTTGTAATGTTTCTCCTTCTCAATAATGTCCTTATATACACGTCCATAATGAGCCATCCATTGCTCGTGCTTCTCATACATCGCATCTTGGAGAGTGCGAGGCATGGCTTGAGAAGTGCAAGCTACCA from Castanea sativa cultivar Marrone di Chiusa Pesio chromosome 6, ASM4071231v1 includes:
- the LOC142641555 gene encoding senescence-specific cysteine protease SAG39-like, which produces MAFTKQLHYIRLALLFILVACTSQAMPRTLQDAMYEKHEQWMAHYGRVYKDIIEKEKHYKIFKENVAYIESFNNAANKPYKLSVNQFADLTNEEFKASRNRFKGHECSTKTTSFKYENVTAVPSTLDWRKKEAVTPIKDQGQCGCCWAFSAVAATEGITQLTTGKLISLSEQELVDCDTNGVDQGCEGGLMDNAFQFIQDNLGLTTEASYPYTGVDGTCNTNQEAKHAATINGLEDVPANNENALLNAVASEPVSVAIDAGGLDFQFYSSGVFTGACGTSLDHGVTAVGYAVTNDGTKYWLVKNSWGTQWGEEGYIRMQRDVAAKQGLRGIAMQASYPTA